The proteins below come from a single Flavobacterium lindanitolerans genomic window:
- the miaB gene encoding tRNA (N6-isopentenyl adenosine(37)-C2)-methylthiotransferase MiaB, protein MEKIIEENKQGESLVLEHKTGNTKKLFIESYGCAMNFSDSEVVASILSENGFNTTQILEEADLVLVNTCSIRDKAEQTVRKRLEKYNAVKRSVNPKMKVGVLGCMAERLKSQFLEEEKIVDLVVGPDAYKDLPNLLQEVEAGNDAINVILSKDETYGDISPVRLHSNGVTAFVSITRGCDNMCTFCVVPFTRGRERSREPQSIMEEIADLSNRGFKEITLLGQNVDSYLWYGGGLKKDFVKATEFQKATAVDFAQLLEMVATGFPKMRIRFSTSNPQDMHESVLHVIAKYPNVCKHIHLPVQSGSDRILAAMNRLHTREEYIQLIDKINRIIPGCGITQDMISGFPTETEEDHQDTLSLMEHVKYGFGYMYAYSERPGTLAGRKMEDDVPEETKLRRLQEIVDLQRKHSAFRTQEFLGQTVEVLIEKTSKKSEEQFSGRNSQSITVVFPRENYKIGDFVNVKINSCTSGTLIGEAVGYSDMN, encoded by the coding sequence ATGGAAAAGATAATAGAAGAAAACAAGCAAGGGGAAAGCCTTGTATTAGAACATAAAACAGGAAACACCAAAAAGCTTTTTATTGAAAGTTATGGTTGTGCCATGAACTTTTCAGATAGTGAGGTTGTAGCCTCTATTTTGTCTGAAAATGGTTTCAATACTACTCAAATTCTGGAAGAGGCCGATTTGGTATTGGTCAACACCTGTTCCATTAGGGACAAAGCAGAACAAACCGTACGAAAAAGACTGGAAAAATACAATGCTGTAAAACGCAGCGTGAATCCAAAAATGAAAGTGGGTGTATTGGGCTGCATGGCGGAACGTCTTAAAAGTCAGTTTTTAGAAGAAGAAAAAATTGTCGATTTGGTTGTCGGCCCGGATGCTTATAAAGACCTTCCAAATCTTTTGCAGGAAGTAGAAGCCGGAAACGATGCCATTAATGTTATTCTTTCCAAAGATGAAACTTATGGCGATATTTCTCCGGTTCGTTTGCATAGCAATGGCGTTACTGCATTTGTTTCCATAACAAGAGGATGCGACAATATGTGTACCTTTTGCGTAGTTCCTTTTACCCGTGGCCGTGAAAGAAGCCGTGAGCCGCAAAGCATTATGGAAGAAATCGCCGACTTGTCTAACAGAGGTTTTAAAGAAATTACCTTATTAGGACAGAATGTAGACAGCTATCTTTGGTATGGTGGTGGTTTGAAAAAAGATTTTGTCAAGGCAACCGAATTCCAAAAAGCTACGGCTGTTGATTTTGCCCAATTACTGGAAATGGTCGCTACAGGATTTCCAAAAATGCGTATCCGTTTTTCAACATCGAATCCGCAGGACATGCATGAAAGCGTATTGCATGTTATTGCAAAATATCCAAACGTATGCAAACACATCCACCTTCCTGTACAATCCGGAAGTGACAGGATATTGGCAGCAATGAACCGACTGCATACCAGAGAAGAATATATCCAACTGATTGATAAGATAAACCGTATCATTCCGGGTTGTGGCATCACTCAGGATATGATTTCAGGATTTCCTACCGAAACGGAAGAAGACCACCAGGATACATTGAGCTTAATGGAACATGTCAAATACGGTTTCGGATATATGTATGCCTATTCTGAACGTCCGGGAACATTGGCCGGAAGGAAAATGGAAGATGATGTACCGGAAGAAACAAAACTAAGAAGGCTTCAGGAAATAGTTGATTTACAAAGAAAACACAGCGCTTTCAGAACCCAGGAATTCTTAGGGCAAACTGTAGAGGTGCTGATAGAAAAGACTTCAAAAAAATCTGAAGAGCAATTCTCAGGCAGAAATTCACAAAGCATAACAGTTGTTTTTCCTAGAGAAAATTATAAAATAGGTGATTTCGTAAATGTAAAAATCAATAGTTGTACCAGCGGCACTTTAATTGGAGAAGCCGTTGGATATAGTGATATGAATTAA
- a CDS encoding HlyD family secretion protein, which yields MPDDKHIELRSEEVQEILTKVPHWMIRWGNVVILTVLLSLLVMSWVVKYPDIVTSEITITTQIPPQRLITKSSGRIEKIFIKNGETVSANTALAVIENTARYQDVFLLKSIIDTLKIDKSFIRFPFESLPSMQLGEIEGPFAVFEKDFIAYSLNRKLQPYKVEGAAQNYEVIEIKERLNLLQQQKQISETEIQLKKKELDRYKKLYDKGIISTQEWETKNLDYLQTEKNLRGLSSSISQMKSSLNDLNKNSKSTKINETKDDVSLFRNAIQSYNQLKKAIADWELAYVLRSSISGEVSFMQVWTENQTITAGDNVFSIIPKESDNYIGKIKAKAQNSGKIKIGQNVNIRLANYPDREFGVIRGKIQSISLTPDKEGNILIDVSLPNKLETSYHKKIAFRQEMSGTADIITQDLRLMERLLYQFRDLFRRT from the coding sequence ATGCCAGACGATAAACACATAGAACTACGAAGTGAAGAGGTTCAGGAAATCCTGACCAAAGTACCGCATTGGATGATACGATGGGGAAATGTGGTTATTTTGACCGTACTGTTATCCTTACTGGTCATGTCGTGGGTTGTAAAATATCCTGACATTGTTACTTCAGAAATTACCATAACCACGCAAATCCCTCCACAGAGACTCATTACCAAAAGTTCGGGGCGTATTGAGAAAATTTTTATCAAAAACGGAGAAACTGTTTCGGCAAATACAGCTTTGGCCGTAATTGAAAACACGGCCCGATATCAGGATGTGTTTTTGCTAAAAAGCATCATCGACACCCTTAAAATAGATAAGAGTTTTATCCGGTTTCCGTTTGAATCGCTCCCTTCCATGCAGCTGGGTGAAATTGAAGGGCCATTTGCCGTATTTGAAAAAGATTTTATTGCTTACAGCCTTAACAGAAAATTACAGCCTTATAAAGTAGAAGGCGCTGCACAAAATTATGAAGTCATCGAAATCAAAGAAAGACTAAACCTTTTGCAACAGCAAAAACAAATAAGCGAAACGGAGATACAGCTTAAAAAGAAAGAGCTTGACCGTTATAAAAAACTTTACGACAAAGGCATTATATCCACACAGGAATGGGAAACTAAAAATTTAGATTATCTCCAGACAGAAAAAAACTTGCGTGGACTCAGTTCCTCTATTTCGCAAATGAAATCGTCGTTGAATGATTTGAACAAAAACAGCAAATCGACAAAAATTAACGAGACTAAAGACGATGTAAGTCTGTTCAGGAATGCTATACAGTCCTATAACCAGTTGAAAAAAGCCATTGCCGATTGGGAATTAGCCTATGTGCTCCGGTCATCAATTTCAGGCGAAGTCTCTTTCATGCAAGTATGGACAGAAAACCAAACCATTACAGCAGGCGATAATGTTTTTTCTATTATCCCGAAAGAATCTGACAATTACATCGGAAAGATAAAAGCCAAGGCTCAAAATTCAGGAAAAATCAAAATTGGCCAGAATGTAAATATCCGTCTGGCAAATTATCCTGACCGGGAATTTGGAGTCATCAGAGGGAAAATACAATCCATCTCTTTAACCCCTGATAAAGAAGGTAACATTCTTATTGATGTATCCTTGCCAAACAAACTGGAAACTTCCTATCACAAAAAGATTGCATTTCGTCAGGAAATGAGCGGAACTGCTGATATTATCACCCAGGATTTGCGATTAATGGAGCGACTGCTTTACCAATTTCGGGATTTATTCCGAAGAACCTAA